A genomic region of Dreissena polymorpha isolate Duluth1 chromosome 4, UMN_Dpol_1.0, whole genome shotgun sequence contains the following coding sequences:
- the LOC127876241 gene encoding PITH domain-containing protein GA19395-like isoform X2 — protein MSGHGHSHSHGGCSGHDHDHVSEADQAAAYSLYLKIDTERVQCLNESVEGSAKCVFKPWDQRLDKEKFVESDCDEELLFNIPFKNRPNMTFDDAASAADQEFDLRPDPSGVLEYSTKVTRFNQCESISLHFPTNFGAETSKVYYIGLKGDFSEAHRHEVTICSYETTPNISDHKTTLLDSVNHFIQ, from the exons ATGTCTGGACATGGACACAGTCACAGCCACGGGGGCTGCTCGGGACACGATCACGACCACGTGTCGGAGGCTGACCAAGCTGCTGCCTACAGTCTGTACCTGAAGATTGACACGGAGCGGGTACAGTGCCTCAATGAGTCGGTGGAAGGGTCTGCAAAATGTGTCTTTAAACCCTGGGACCAGAGACTGGACAAAGAAAAG TTTGTGGAGAGTGACTGTGATGAGGAGCTGTTGTTCAACATTCC CTTCAAGAACCGGCCCAACATGACGTTTGATGATGCTGCGAGCGCTGCCGATCAAGAGTTTGATCTTCGCCCAGACCCGTCAGGAGTTCTGGAGTATTCCACCAA AGTGACCAGATTCAACCAGTGTGAGAGTATCTCGCTACATTTCCCAACTAACTTTGGGGCTGAAACATCCAAGGTGTATTACATTGGGCTGAAAGGAGATTTCTCAGAG GCACACAGACATGAGGTTACCATCTGCTCGTACGAGACGACACCAAACATCTCCGACCACAAAACCACCCTCCTTGATAGTGTCAATCATTTCATACAATGA
- the LOC127876241 gene encoding PITH domain-containing protein GA19395-like isoform X1 — protein sequence MSGHGHSHSHGGCSGHDHDHVSEADQAAAYSLYLKIDTERVQCLNESVEGSAKCVFKPWDQRLDKEKFVESDCDEELLFNIPFTGNVKLKGIILIGGEEDTHPSRMRIFKNRPNMTFDDAASAADQEFDLRPDPSGVLEYSTKVTRFNQCESISLHFPTNFGAETSKVYYIGLKGDFSEAHRHEVTICSYETTPNISDHKTTLLDSVNHFIQ from the exons ATGTCTGGACATGGACACAGTCACAGCCACGGGGGCTGCTCGGGACACGATCACGACCACGTGTCGGAGGCTGACCAAGCTGCTGCCTACAGTCTGTACCTGAAGATTGACACGGAGCGGGTACAGTGCCTCAATGAGTCGGTGGAAGGGTCTGCAAAATGTGTCTTTAAACCCTGGGACCAGAGACTGGACAAAGAAAAG TTTGTGGAGAGTGACTGTGATGAGGAGCTGTTGTTCAACATTCC GTTTACGGGGAATGTGAAACTGAAGGGGATCATCCTGATTGGTGGAGAGGAAGACACACACCCCAGCAGGATGAGAAT CTTCAAGAACCGGCCCAACATGACGTTTGATGATGCTGCGAGCGCTGCCGATCAAGAGTTTGATCTTCGCCCAGACCCGTCAGGAGTTCTGGAGTATTCCACCAA AGTGACCAGATTCAACCAGTGTGAGAGTATCTCGCTACATTTCCCAACTAACTTTGGGGCTGAAACATCCAAGGTGTATTACATTGGGCTGAAAGGAGATTTCTCAGAG GCACACAGACATGAGGTTACCATCTGCTCGTACGAGACGACACCAAACATCTCCGACCACAAAACCACCCTCCTTGATAGTGTCAATCATTTCATACAATGA
- the LOC127876241 gene encoding PITH domain-containing protein GA19395-like isoform X3 has translation MSGHGHSHSHGGCSGHDHDHVSEADQAAAYSLYLKIDTERVQCLNESVEGSAKCVFKPWDQRLDKEKFVESDCDEELLFNIPFTGNVKLKGIILIGGEEDTHPSRMRIFKNRPNMTFDDAASAADQEFDLRPDPSGVLEYSTKVTRFNQCESISLHFPTNFGAETSKVYYIGLKGDFSEVGTQT, from the exons ATGTCTGGACATGGACACAGTCACAGCCACGGGGGCTGCTCGGGACACGATCACGACCACGTGTCGGAGGCTGACCAAGCTGCTGCCTACAGTCTGTACCTGAAGATTGACACGGAGCGGGTACAGTGCCTCAATGAGTCGGTGGAAGGGTCTGCAAAATGTGTCTTTAAACCCTGGGACCAGAGACTGGACAAAGAAAAG TTTGTGGAGAGTGACTGTGATGAGGAGCTGTTGTTCAACATTCC GTTTACGGGGAATGTGAAACTGAAGGGGATCATCCTGATTGGTGGAGAGGAAGACACACACCCCAGCAGGATGAGAAT CTTCAAGAACCGGCCCAACATGACGTTTGATGATGCTGCGAGCGCTGCCGATCAAGAGTTTGATCTTCGCCCAGACCCGTCAGGAGTTCTGGAGTATTCCACCAA AGTGACCAGATTCAACCAGTGTGAGAGTATCTCGCTACATTTCCCAACTAACTTTGGGGCTGAAACATCCAAGGTGTATTACATTGGGCTGAAAGGAGATTTCTCAGAGGTTG GCACACAGACATGA